The segment GTGAGAAAGAGAAGAAAAAAGTTCTAAGGCAGCCTGAACCCAAATCTCTTTAGGAATTTTGTGACCATGAAGACGTTTACCTTTTTTAACCAGATCATCAAGCCAGTCATTAAGTTCGAGAGGAAGACGCAAATTAACTTTCTCTTTTTCAGAAGCTTTCAAGAATATTGAATCAAGATTCTGGGGTCTTGAATCAAGATTGTTCTGATGGTTAGATGAAGGAGTAGATTTCTCAGTGGGATGAAAAATACCAGTAGATTGTGGATTGTGATTAGCAAGAGGATTATTGCCTAAGGAAGATTTCTTTTTATTTACTGACATCCAATCACTTCCTCAACGAGAGATAAATAAGCTTTTGCGCCTTTGCCATTTGAGTCATGGTCAAAAATAGAGAGAGAAAAGCTGGGGGCTTCACGAAGTTTGACCGACTCAGGGATAACAGTGGAGAACATCTGAGCGGTGAAACGATGTTGTAAAGATTGGAGAACTTCTTTACTAAGATTATTTCTGGCATCAAAACGAGTAGCTAAGACTCCAGTGATTTCGATAGGGTGTTCAAGGGCAGAATGAATTAAATCTAAAGCTTTTTCAATAGAGCTAATACCCAACAGACCTAAATAGCTCATATCGACAGGAATAATGACTTCGTTACTAGCCATAAGAGCATTAATGGAAAAAACACCGATGTTGGGGGGACAATCAATCAAAATAAAGTCATAGTCGTCAAGAACCGAAGCGATTGCTTTACGTAAAAGAAGTTCACGCCCAGGTAAACCAGAGATAGGAATTTCATCTTCAGCTAAACGAATATTAGAGGGAACAATATCAATATGGTCAGAAAGAGAAATAGTCGCTTCATGGAGAGAAGAATGACGAAGCAGAACATCTCGAAGCTGAAGCTCTAGATCCCAGATTTTGATTCCGAGGGAAGCAGCGGAATTACCTTGAGGATCAATATCAATTAACAAAATATGTTGCTGATGAAAACGAGCTAAACCAGCAGCGAGATTATAGGCAGTAGTGGATTTTCCCACCCCACCTTTCATATTGAAAATAGAAATTATTCGGCTCATAGGAAAAGATCAAGAGTGAGGGATAAATCAAGAATCAAGATTATTGAATCGAGAATAAATACTATTGAATCAAGAATATTGATTCAAGATAGCTCAGAGATGATGAAATGTCTAGTGTTTGAGAAAGTAGATTTTAATTGGCTCAAGTTGTTGAGTGTTTCTTCTAAGAATCGAGAATGAATATTCTTGATTCTTGATTAATATCAAGAGTTGAGTTGAATCCAAAGTCGCTCGGTGATGGTTTCCAGAAGAAGATCGTGAGCGTTGGTATAATCATGGTGCTGATATTTGCTT is part of the Pleurocapsa sp. PCC 7319 genome and harbors:
- a CDS encoding ParA family protein, translated to MSRIISIFNMKGGVGKSTTAYNLAAGLARFHQQHILLIDIDPQGNSAASLGIKIWDLELQLRDVLLRHSSLHEATISLSDHIDIVPSNIRLAEDEIPISGLPGRELLLRKAIASVLDDYDFILIDCPPNIGVFSINALMASNEVIIPVDMSYLGLLGISSIEKALDLIHSALEHPIEITGVLATRFDARNNLSKEVLQSLQHRFTAQMFSTVIPESVKLREAPSFSLSIFDHDSNGKGAKAYLSLVEEVIGCQ